A window of the Paenibacillus woosongensis genome harbors these coding sequences:
- a CDS encoding HAD family hydrolase, producing the protein MISISRQRAVFFDLDDTLYDHLIPFRAALINILSTPEDFPYEQAYHRMRYFSDALSAELGGTPTHGEELHQMRRQRFRLSLSEFGLSLTPEQAQAVQDEYLSLQYAIRLFDGVEELILELKARNFVVGVITNGPPDHQMNKVRALNLTRLIPEELIYVSGAVGFTKPDVRLFRHVTDQLGLAPEHCCYIGDSWRNDVVGALDAGWKVLWFNHRSVQPESDHQPHHQVAGYPDIAKVLLSDYV; encoded by the coding sequence ATGATATCTATTTCGCGGCAGCGGGCTGTATTCTTCGATCTCGACGACACGTTGTACGATCATCTCATTCCTTTTCGCGCTGCGCTGATTAACATTCTGTCGACGCCGGAGGATTTTCCGTACGAACAAGCCTACCACCGGATGCGTTACTTCAGCGACGCTCTGTCCGCAGAGCTTGGAGGAACGCCAACGCATGGCGAGGAGCTGCACCAAATGCGGCGGCAGCGCTTCCGGCTCTCCTTGTCTGAATTCGGCCTTTCGCTTACACCGGAGCAAGCGCAGGCTGTCCAGGACGAGTACCTCAGCCTGCAATATGCAATCAGGCTGTTCGACGGGGTGGAAGAGCTGATCCTGGAGCTGAAGGCCAGAAACTTCGTGGTCGGCGTTATAACGAACGGTCCGCCCGATCATCAAATGAACAAGGTCAGAGCCTTGAACCTGACAAGGCTAATCCCGGAGGAACTGATTTATGTCTCGGGAGCCGTTGGTTTCACTAAACCGGACGTGCGCCTCTTCCGGCACGTGACCGATCAGCTCGGCCTGGCTCCCGAGCATTGCTGCTATATCGGCGACTCCTGGCGCAACGACGTTGTCGGCGCGCTCGATGCGGGCTGGAAGGTGCTGTGGTTCAACCACCGCAGCGTTCAGCCGGAATCGGATCATCAGCCGCATCATCAAGTAGCTGGTTATCCGGACATCGCTAAGGTGCTGCTGTCAGATTACGTATAA
- a CDS encoding threonine/serine exporter family protein → MVAGAAGQGHIDPAELCLLAGKMMLQSGAETYRVEDTMTRMAEAMSLGGSHSYVTPTVIMFQPGSSLPAKLIRIVERTTDLAKIAAVNDVSRKLASKDMTPADARARLTDIERSGNQYPIWLQIVTAAAASGCFTYMFQGSMADILPGVLCGGAGFAMFLALQRLVKVKFFAEFSASFVIGLLAVLFVKLGFGQVLDKIVIGSVMPLVPGLLITNAVRDLMAGHLVSGLSRGAEAFLTAFAIGVGIAVVVTFF, encoded by the coding sequence ATGGTTGCAGGCGCCGCCGGACAAGGCCATATCGACCCTGCGGAACTTTGTCTTCTGGCCGGCAAAATGATGCTGCAAAGCGGAGCGGAGACGTACAGGGTCGAGGATACGATGACCCGTATGGCTGAGGCAATGAGTCTGGGAGGCTCCCACAGCTATGTCACCCCTACGGTAATCATGTTCCAGCCAGGCAGCTCGCTGCCAGCCAAGCTGATTCGCATCGTCGAACGGACGACTGATTTAGCGAAAATCGCTGCGGTCAACGACGTATCGCGCAAGCTGGCAAGCAAAGACATGACGCCAGCCGATGCCCGTGCCCGTCTGACGGATATTGAACGAAGCGGAAACCAGTACCCCATCTGGCTGCAGATCGTCACGGCAGCCGCCGCCAGCGGCTGTTTTACATATATGTTCCAGGGAAGCATGGCCGACATCCTGCCCGGCGTCTTATGCGGCGGAGCCGGCTTTGCCATGTTTCTTGCGCTGCAGCGACTGGTCAAGGTCAAATTTTTTGCGGAGTTCTCCGCGTCTTTTGTAATCGGGTTATTGGCCGTTTTGTTCGTTAAGCTTGGATTTGGGCAAGTGCTGGACAAGATTGTGATTGGCTCCGTCATGCCGCTCGTACCCGGGCTGCTGATCACCAACGCCGTCCGCGATTTAATGGCCGGACATTTGGTCTCTGGCCTGTCCAGAGGGGCCGAAGCTTTCCTGACCGCCTTTGCCATCGGCGTGGGAATTGCCGTTGTCGTCACATTTTTCTAA
- a CDS encoding extracellular solute-binding protein, with protein sequence MKRIFKFAALVSILAMVLAGCGANNAANNGQAAPEKVKLTIWHNWTGQDAKAVTMRQLLEDFRAAHPEIELEDEGLPTDGLKTRLRTVAAANEMPDLFVMWPDAMTKEFVKGDLLQPINEFIDSKPEWKDNFIPNALDGFTVDGGIYAVPMNLAPTSFIYYNQAIFDEHGVKVPTTWAELETAIQQFNEKGVIPIALGNKANWVAQSTIFSAIADRVTGTEWFLKAVEQDGAKFTDPEFIEALKVLQNLGNIGAFQEGFNSIDETQMMQLYSQGKSAMFINGGWALGNLVNNTPKEVLDHTHITILPAIEGGKGEPNSTSGVVGTGLGVSKKLTGAKKDAALELFYALGGPEGQKATLDSSTLVSYNIELDTSKAHPLFVELHELMKNVKIHPVYDSKLSSAAVEVINNGLQELLMGGNPEDIAKKIQDAQAGALGK encoded by the coding sequence ATGAAGAGAATTTTTAAATTTGCAGCATTAGTATCCATTCTAGCGATGGTACTGGCAGGCTGTGGAGCGAATAATGCAGCCAATAACGGGCAGGCTGCGCCGGAGAAAGTGAAGCTGACCATCTGGCATAACTGGACTGGTCAGGATGCCAAAGCCGTCACGATGAGACAACTGCTGGAGGATTTCAGAGCAGCTCATCCTGAGATCGAACTGGAGGACGAAGGGCTTCCGACAGACGGCTTGAAGACGCGGCTCAGAACAGTAGCGGCCGCGAATGAAATGCCTGACCTGTTCGTCATGTGGCCGGATGCGATGACGAAGGAATTCGTAAAGGGTGATTTGCTGCAGCCGATCAATGAATTCATCGACAGCAAGCCAGAGTGGAAGGACAATTTCATTCCAAACGCGCTTGACGGCTTTACAGTAGACGGCGGGATTTATGCCGTGCCGATGAACCTGGCGCCAACCTCATTCATTTACTACAACCAGGCTATTTTTGACGAGCATGGCGTGAAGGTTCCGACGACATGGGCTGAATTGGAAACGGCGATCCAGCAATTCAACGAGAAGGGCGTCATCCCGATTGCGCTGGGCAACAAAGCGAACTGGGTAGCACAGTCCACCATCTTCAGTGCAATTGCTGACCGTGTCACTGGGACAGAATGGTTCCTCAAGGCCGTTGAACAAGACGGCGCCAAGTTTACTGATCCTGAATTTATCGAAGCTCTGAAGGTACTGCAGAATCTCGGCAACATCGGCGCATTCCAGGAAGGGTTCAACAGTATCGATGAGACGCAAATGATGCAGCTGTATTCTCAAGGCAAATCGGCGATGTTCATTAACGGCGGCTGGGCGCTGGGCAACCTCGTCAACAATACGCCGAAGGAAGTGCTTGATCATACCCATATCACGATCCTGCCAGCAATCGAAGGCGGCAAAGGCGAGCCGAATTCGACATCGGGCGTCGTAGGCACAGGCCTTGGCGTCAGCAAGAAATTGACTGGTGCTAAGAAAGACGCCGCACTGGAATTGTTCTACGCTTTGGGTGGCCCAGAGGGACAAAAAGCGACGCTGGACAGCAGCACGCTGGTCAGCTACAACATCGAGCTGGATACGAGCAAAGCTCATCCGCTGTTCGTAGAACTGCATGAGCTGATGAAGAACGTGAAGATTCACCCGGTATATGACTCCAAGCTGAGCTCCGCTGCGGTTGAAGTGATCAACAATGGACTGCAGGAGCTGCTGATGGGCGGCAACCCTGAGGATATCGCGAAGAAAATTCAAGATGCCCAAGCAGGCGCACTCGGCAAATAA
- a CDS encoding LemA family protein, with product MNLKGKGCLIPIIIIAAVVIIGIALFAGNYNKFMTSEETVNQQWSKIDVQLQRRYDLIPNLVNTVKGYAKHEKEVIKEVTDARAALGGARTPDELAAADQQLQGALSRLLVIVENYPTLKADAQFTQLMDELAGTENRIAVARTDYNNAVADYNKLIRRFPGVVIARMMGFDEKRYFETTPESRTNPEVDFGTDETSQIPALPGTGSQHLRLQPKGEWA from the coding sequence ATGAATTTAAAGGGAAAGGGCTGTCTGATTCCCATCATTATTATTGCGGCGGTTGTCATTATCGGCATTGCCTTGTTCGCGGGAAATTACAATAAGTTCATGACCTCTGAAGAAACGGTCAACCAGCAATGGAGCAAAATCGACGTGCAATTGCAGCGGAGATACGATCTTATTCCCAATCTTGTGAACACCGTCAAAGGTTATGCCAAGCATGAGAAGGAAGTCATTAAAGAGGTTACCGATGCGAGGGCCGCGCTGGGCGGAGCACGCACACCCGACGAGCTGGCCGCGGCCGATCAACAGCTTCAGGGCGCGCTCAGCCGGCTGCTGGTCATCGTTGAGAACTATCCAACGCTGAAGGCCGATGCCCAATTCACCCAACTGATGGACGAACTGGCCGGAACGGAGAATCGGATTGCCGTCGCCCGCACCGATTACAACAATGCGGTCGCGGACTATAACAAACTGATCCGGCGTTTCCCCGGTGTTGTTATCGCACGGATGATGGGATTCGATGAGAAGCGGTACTTCGAGACGACACCGGAATCCAGAACGAATCCGGAGGTCGATTTCGGCACGGATGAGACTTCGCAGATTCCTGCGCTGCCGGGAACCGGCTCTCAGCATCTCAGGTTGCAGCCAAAAGGGGAATGGGCATGA
- a CDS encoding threonine/serine exporter family protein: MVSPQWISLSLHLITSFIASAAFGILFNAPKRMLLQCGLAGMMGWIAYVLLSPRLDAVFATVVATFIVGGISQTLARLYKKPVILFSVSGIIPLVPGGLAYDAMRQFVVSEYNLAVQLAAKAFLISGSIAIGLVLSEVLNQMVLKLSRR, translated from the coding sequence ATGGTATCGCCGCAATGGATATCGCTCAGTCTCCATCTTATAACGAGCTTCATCGCTTCCGCTGCCTTTGGCATTCTGTTTAATGCCCCGAAAAGGATGCTCCTGCAATGCGGGCTTGCCGGAATGATGGGCTGGATCGCCTATGTCCTGCTGTCCCCGCGTCTTGATGCCGTCTTCGCCACTGTCGTGGCGACCTTCATTGTCGGGGGCATTAGCCAAACGCTAGCCAGGCTGTACAAGAAGCCGGTCATCCTCTTCAGCGTCTCTGGAATCATACCGCTTGTTCCCGGGGGGCTGGCCTACGATGCCATGCGACAGTTCGTCGTGAGCGAATATAACCTGGCTGTCCAGCTTGCCGCCAAGGCATTTCTGATCTCGGGCTCCATCGCCATCGGACTCGTATTGTCCGAAGTGCTGAATCAAATGGTGCTTAAGCTATCCAGAAGGTAG
- a CDS encoding TPM domain-containing protein, which produces MSPSACRQRIIRSLFPLLILTIFIFAASSPSVSAVPKIPKPQGDIYVQDFEQLLTPEQSRYLLSLGRALEDRTKAQIAVLTVPSLGDEPIEEYALQALRTYQLGDVKLNNGVLLLVSLGDNQPGNRQVRIEVGYGLEGALPDGKTGRILDQVTIPYIENQQPGQGIVETYKVLYNEVAKEYGVDQELNPQEVALLDSAASAEGGGLSPLWVILIVAFIIIDIVFFRGTFTMLLLSILGRGGGFRGGGGGGFRGGGGGSSGGGGASRRF; this is translated from the coding sequence ATGAGCCCATCGGCCTGCCGGCAACGAATCATCCGCAGCTTGTTCCCGCTTCTCATCCTGACTATATTCATATTTGCGGCCTCCTCCCCCAGCGTCTCCGCTGTTCCGAAGATTCCGAAACCTCAAGGGGATATTTATGTACAGGATTTCGAGCAGCTTCTAACGCCCGAGCAGTCTCGATATCTCCTCTCTCTCGGCAGGGCGCTCGAAGACCGCACGAAGGCGCAAATCGCCGTACTGACCGTGCCTTCCTTGGGCGATGAGCCCATCGAGGAGTATGCGCTCCAGGCGCTGCGAACTTATCAGCTTGGCGATGTTAAGCTGAATAACGGCGTCCTGCTGCTCGTCTCCTTAGGCGACAACCAGCCTGGCAACCGACAGGTCCGTATCGAGGTCGGCTATGGCCTGGAGGGCGCGCTGCCCGATGGCAAAACCGGGCGGATTCTCGACCAGGTCACGATTCCATATATCGAAAATCAGCAGCCCGGACAAGGCATCGTCGAAACGTACAAAGTCCTGTATAACGAAGTCGCCAAGGAATACGGCGTAGACCAGGAACTGAACCCTCAGGAAGTAGCCCTGCTGGACTCAGCCGCTTCTGCGGAGGGCGGCGGCCTGTCCCCGTTATGGGTCATTCTCATCGTGGCGTTCATTATCATCGACATCGTGTTCTTCCGCGGAACATTCACCATGCTCCTTCTGTCCATCCTTGGCCGGGGCGGAGGGTTCCGCGGCGGCGGAGGCGGGGGATTCCGCGGCGGTGGCGGAGGTTCCTCCGGCGGGGGCGGAGCCAGCAGAAGATTTTAA
- a CDS encoding GH1 family beta-glucosidase yields the protein MTIIQFPENFVWGVSTSAYQIEGSLDKDGRGPSIWDVMAATPGKIYQGDDASIACDSYNRYEEDIQLMKELGVKAYRFSVSWPRIYPNGFGEVNRQGIEHYKRMVNKLLENGIEPFCTLYHWELPQALQEKGGWENRETIDAFVMFAETMFREFDGLIKHWMTFNEPWCTAINGHLLGRHAPCIMNWQSAIQVGHHLLVAHGKTVAKFRELGTAGEIGYAPDIYWYEPFSRKQEDIDAAYRAFSIYTWFVTPVFTGKYPEEMAAWIKTKGAEPVIEPGDMEIISQKIDFLGLNFYGGNIVRHKEGNNYLDLEHVDLGYDKSDKGWFIFPEGLYLTLSWLTEQFGPIPIYITENGACYNDEVVNGKVNDIRRIKFLESHIAELGRAIESGVNLKGYLTWSLMDNFEWAFGYSCRFGLIHVDYRTQVRTPKESYYWYQKLIRKNWLELESR from the coding sequence GTGACCATCATACAATTTCCGGAAAACTTCGTCTGGGGCGTATCCACCTCGGCTTATCAAATTGAAGGCTCCTTGGATAAGGACGGGCGCGGCCCGAGCATCTGGGACGTCATGGCGGCAACGCCAGGCAAAATCTATCAAGGCGATGACGCAAGTATCGCCTGCGACAGCTATAACCGCTACGAGGAAGACATCCAGCTTATGAAAGAGCTTGGCGTTAAGGCCTATCGTTTCTCAGTATCGTGGCCGCGTATTTATCCCAATGGCTTCGGCGAGGTGAACCGCCAGGGCATCGAGCATTACAAGCGCATGGTGAACAAGCTGCTCGAGAACGGAATCGAGCCGTTCTGCACGCTGTACCACTGGGAGCTGCCGCAGGCGCTGCAGGAGAAGGGCGGCTGGGAGAACCGGGAAACGATCGACGCCTTCGTCATGTTCGCCGAAACGATGTTCCGCGAGTTCGACGGCCTCATCAAGCATTGGATGACCTTTAATGAGCCTTGGTGCACCGCAATTAACGGTCATTTGCTCGGCAGACATGCGCCATGCATTATGAATTGGCAGTCCGCGATCCAAGTCGGGCACCACTTGCTGGTCGCGCATGGCAAGACGGTAGCGAAGTTCCGCGAGCTCGGGACAGCGGGCGAGATCGGTTATGCGCCGGATATTTACTGGTATGAGCCATTCTCCCGCAAACAGGAGGATATCGACGCAGCTTACCGGGCATTTTCCATTTACACCTGGTTTGTAACTCCAGTATTTACAGGCAAATACCCGGAGGAAATGGCCGCTTGGATCAAGACCAAGGGCGCGGAGCCCGTCATAGAGCCGGGGGACATGGAAATCATTTCGCAAAAAATAGATTTCCTCGGCCTGAACTTCTACGGCGGCAATATTGTGCGCCATAAGGAAGGCAACAACTACCTGGACCTGGAGCATGTCGATCTCGGCTACGATAAATCAGATAAGGGCTGGTTCATTTTCCCGGAAGGCCTGTATCTAACCTTGAGCTGGCTGACCGAGCAGTTCGGGCCGATCCCGATTTACATTACCGAGAATGGCGCCTGCTATAATGACGAAGTAGTGAATGGGAAAGTCAACGACATCCGCCGTATCAAATTCCTGGAGAGCCATATTGCCGAGCTGGGCCGTGCGATCGAATCCGGCGTGAATTTGAAAGGGTATCTCACCTGGTCGCTGATGGACAATTTCGAATGGGCGTTCGGATATTCCTGCCGCTTCGGCTTAATCCATGTCGATTACAGAACACAGGTGCGCACACCGAAAGAGAGCTATTACTGGTACCAGAAGCTGATCCGCAAAAACTGGCTTGAGCTGGAGAGCCGTTAA
- a CDS encoding L,D-transpeptidase, whose protein sequence is MPNYRIIVDLSERQLHLLDGDTVVRTFPVGIGKMLTQTPTGDYVIINKQPNPGGPFGAFWMGLSKPHYGIHGTNDPSSIGHEVSHGCIRMYNQDVLALSKLVPVGTRVTIRP, encoded by the coding sequence ATGCCCAATTACCGGATCATCGTAGATTTATCGGAACGGCAGCTGCACTTGCTTGACGGAGATACCGTCGTAAGAACTTTTCCCGTGGGAATCGGCAAAATGCTTACCCAGACTCCAACCGGGGATTATGTCATCATTAATAAACAGCCTAATCCCGGCGGGCCGTTCGGAGCGTTCTGGATGGGATTGTCCAAACCCCACTATGGCATTCATGGGACTAACGATCCTTCTTCGATTGGCCACGAAGTGTCCCATGGCTGCATACGTATGTATAATCAGGACGTGCTGGCCCTGTCGAAGCTTGTGCCTGTAGGAACGAGAGTGACGATTCGGCCATAA
- a CDS encoding DUF2207 domain-containing protein, which yields MHAPSADETKRVYYRYRIKGAAVRYTDTGELARSFFKNNNDDIHNVTIDLQLGKPLDEERTSYMTGWAARFR from the coding sequence ATACATGCGCCTTCCGCGGATGAGACGAAGCGGGTCTATTACCGTTACCGGATCAAGGGGGCTGCTGTCCGCTATACGGATACAGGCGAATTGGCGCGGAGCTTCTTCAAGAACAACAATGATGACATCCATAACGTGACGATCGATCTGCAGCTTGGAAAGCCGCTTGATGAGGAGCGCACTTCCTACATGACCGGTTGGGCCGCCAGGTTTCGTTGA
- a CDS encoding DUF2207 domain-containing protein, with the protein MRRWLWLLLALFIVTLAGCGGSKKYTMEHVDVLAKIMPDGDLFVQELFTYRFEGSWNGMTRYVDPKGHEGIEFFEAYIPSEGQHFKDFYI; encoded by the coding sequence ATGAGGAGATGGTTGTGGCTCCTGCTGGCTCTGTTCATCGTGACGCTGGCAGGCTGCGGGGGAAGCAAGAAGTATACGATGGAGCACGTAGATGTGCTGGCGAAGATTATGCCGGACGGCGATCTGTTCGTCCAAGAGCTGTTCACCTACCGGTTCGAGGGCAGCTGGAACGGCATGACGCGGTATGTTGATCCCAAAGGGCATGAGGGGATCGAGTTTTTTGAAGCATATATTCCGTCTGAGGGACAGCATTTCAAAGACTTTTACATATGA